The Thermococcus peptonophilus genomic sequence TTCCGGGGTTCTGACCGAAGTGAAGAGGGGCTACGTGATAATGGGCATTGGCCTCAACGTGAACAACGAGATACCTGAGGAACTGGAGGGTAGTGCAACTTCCATGAGAGACATCCTGGGCAGATCTGTTGGCATTGAAGAAGTCTTAAAAAGGCTGCTTGAGCATCTCGGCCGCTGGTATAAGACATTTCTTGAAAATCCCTATTTAGTTGTTGAGGAAATTCGCAAGAGGACGATACTAATCGGGAAGGAAGTAAGAGTCCTGCGCGATGATAATGACCTTGTTGGCAGGATAATTAACATATCAGATGACGGCTCACTTCTTTTGGACGTTGATGGTCAGACAGTTAAAGTAGTGTATGGTGATGTATCGGTTAGAATTAACCGGTAAGTTTTGACTTTTTGACAATTTTTCTGGAGCAATCCTAATAAACTTCCTTTTCTAATTGGGCTATGCTGGCAATAAGCCAGCCAATAAGGGGGTGAAAGAATGGGAAAAAGCCTTTTGAGGCGGTATCTCGACTATCCGGTTCTGTGGAAAATTCTCTGGGGTCTGGTTCTCGGTGCCGTCTTCGGCCTGATAGCAGGGCATTTCGGCTATGCAGAGGCTGTGAAGACCTATATCAAGCCCTTCGGTGACCTATTTGTCAGACTGCTGAAGATGCTCGTGATGCCAATAGTTCTAGCGTCGCTTGTCGTCGGTGCGGCAAGCATCAGTCCAGCGCGCCTCGGTCGCGTCGGCCTCAAGATAGTCGTCTATTACCTCGTTACCTCTGCCATGGCTGTTCTCTTCGGTCTCATCGTTGGCAGGCTCTTCAACGTCGGTGCCAACGTGCACCTCGGCACCGGCACGGGGAAAGCCATAGAGGCTAAGTCGCCCTCACTCGTCCAGACGCTCTTAAACATAGTCCCAACGAACCCGTTCGCTTCCCTTGCCAAGGGCGAAGTCCTTCCCGTAATATTCTTTGCAATAATCCTCGGAATAGCGATAACCTACCTGATGAACAGGGACGAGGAGAGAGTTAGAAAGTCAGCCGAAACCCTCCTGAGGGTCTTTGATGGCCTAGCCGAGGCAATGTACCTTATAGTAGGAGGAGTAATGCAGTACGCACCGATAGGCGTCTTCGCTCTCATCGCCTACGTCATGGCCGAGCAGGGCGTCAAGGTCGTCGGACCGCTTGCGAAGGTCGTTGGGGCGGTATACACTGGTCTCTTCCTCCAGATAGTCATCACATACTTCATCCTTCTGAAGGTCTTCGGTATTGACCCGATCAGG encodes the following:
- a CDS encoding biotin--[acetyl-CoA-carboxylase] ligase; this translates as MKWKILRLSEVDSTNEYAKGLIPDAPEGTVVVAKRQTAGRGRKGRSWASPKGGLWMSVLLKPPKIDPRLVFVGALAVADTLGDFGIEAWIKWPNDVWVGNRKISGVLTEVKRGYVIMGIGLNVNNEIPEELEGSATSMRDILGRSVGIEEVLKRLLEHLGRWYKTFLENPYLVVEEIRKRTILIGKEVRVLRDDNDLVGRIINISDDGSLLLDVDGQTVKVVYGDVSVRINR
- a CDS encoding dicarboxylate/amino acid:cation symporter, whose translation is MGKSLLRRYLDYPVLWKILWGLVLGAVFGLIAGHFGYAEAVKTYIKPFGDLFVRLLKMLVMPIVLASLVVGAASISPARLGRVGLKIVVYYLVTSAMAVLFGLIVGRLFNVGANVHLGTGTGKAIEAKSPSLVQTLLNIVPTNPFASLAKGEVLPVIFFAIILGIAITYLMNRDEERVRKSAETLLRVFDGLAEAMYLIVGGVMQYAPIGVFALIAYVMAEQGVKVVGPLAKVVGAVYTGLFLQIVITYFILLKVFGIDPIRFIKKAKDAMITAFVTRSSSGTLPVTMRVAEEEMGVDKGIFSFTLPLGATINMDGTALYQGVTVLFVANAIGHPLTLGQQLVVVLTAVLASIGTAGVPGAGAIMLAMVLQSVGLDLTAGSPVALAYAMILGIDAILDMGRTMVNVTGDLTGTVIVAKTENELDESKWH